A part of Candidatus Thorarchaeota archaeon genomic DNA contains:
- a CDS encoding ABC transporter ATP-binding protein — protein sequence MVSYIETKELVKVYKLGNVEVQALRGLSMRIEQVEMIAIVGPSGSGKTTLLNIVGGLTRATAGQTWVAGREITNATNAELGLLRQKVVGHIFQTLNLIPTLTAYENVELPLLATKVPPSQRRKRAEELLKTVGLELRMNHKPDELSGGEKQRVAIAAALANDPPILIADEPTGDLDTETGAKIVEFLHRVNKDMGKTVIIVTHDPAIARQTDRIYRIMDGRIISVQKPSESEEASAAVRAQMYRDRLTETEVELSDLLAKYDQHGISPENFAERWHNLTRTKEFLQSELHRMGF from the coding sequence ATGGTCAGCTATATTGAAACCAAAGAACTTGTGAAGGTGTACAAGCTCGGCAATGTGGAAGTGCAAGCACTCAGGGGGCTCTCGATGCGCATTGAACAGGTTGAGATGATTGCCATTGTTGGCCCCAGCGGCTCCGGAAAGACCACGCTGTTGAACATAGTCGGCGGTCTCACTAGGGCTACCGCAGGGCAGACATGGGTTGCTGGGCGAGAGATAACCAACGCGACGAACGCTGAGTTGGGCCTTCTGCGACAGAAGGTGGTTGGCCACATCTTTCAGACCCTGAACCTGATACCTACTCTCACCGCCTACGAGAATGTCGAGCTTCCCCTCTTGGCGACAAAGGTCCCGCCGTCGCAGAGGAGGAAACGTGCAGAGGAACTCCTCAAGACTGTGGGGCTGGAGCTCAGGATGAATCACAAGCCCGACGAGCTCAGTGGCGGAGAGAAACAGAGAGTGGCCATAGCTGCTGCCCTCGCGAATGACCCACCAATCCTCATCGCAGACGAACCAACTGGAGACCTCGACACAGAGACCGGTGCCAAAATAGTCGAGTTCCTCCATCGCGTCAACAAGGACATGGGCAAGACCGTCATCATAGTCACGCACGACCCTGCTATTGCGAGGCAGACCGATAGGATATACAGGATCATGGATGGGCGCATAATCTCTGTGCAGAAGCCCAGCGAGTCCGAAGAGGCGAGTGCGGCAGTGCGGGCCCAGATGTACCGTGACCGACTCACTGAGACAGAGGTGGAGTTGTCTGACCTGCTTGCAAAGTATGACCAGCATGGGATAAGCCCGGAGAACTTTGCCGAGCGCTGGCACAACCTCACCCGGACCAAAGAGTTCCTTCAGAGCGAGCTTCACCGGATGGGATTCTAG